Proteins found in one Ornithorhynchus anatinus isolate Pmale09 chromosome 8, mOrnAna1.pri.v4, whole genome shotgun sequence genomic segment:
- the PIGBOS1 gene encoding protein PIGBOS1, with protein MFGRLTLPQMIFAGILGVGGGIYIYQPIFEQYARDQRALKEKLPVTEEGEDKKS; from the coding sequence ATGTTTGGTCGTCTGACTCTTCCTCAGATGATATTTGCCGGaattctgggggttgggggaggaatatACATCTACCAACCAATCTTTGAACAATATGCCAGGGACCAGAGGGCATTAAAAGAAAAGTTGCCAGTgacagaagaaggagaagataaGAAAAGTTAA